Below is a genomic region from Pirellulales bacterium.
GGTTCGTCGAGCGCGTAGGGGTCCGACGGGCCCGTCGACGGTGTCGCCGAATAGGCGTACGGATCGGTCGGCATGGTCGTATGACGTGCAGCACCTTCGGTCGACGCCGAGTCATTGCCCGAGAAGCCGTAACTGGGTGGTCCACCCGCAGAAGACCGTTCTCCGTAACGCTCGCCCCGACCGCTGCTCGCCGTCGAGGAAGGAGGGGGCGACAAGGAACGGGGCGACGAGGAAGCCGCACCGGCGGGGGACGCGGGGACCGAGAGATTCCCCGACGAGGCCGGGTCGGAACGATACGAGCGGTTGGTGCGACTCGACGTGGTGGTGCTTGGCGGCGAGGAAGTGCCGGGTTGCGGCGAGACGACCGTCGGCTGCGCGGGGCCGCTCGAGAGCTTCTCGCGCGGCTTGGCCTCGGCCGGCACGGGCGCTTTGGCCGCCACGGCCGGCGCGGCGGGCTGCTTGATGAACTTCGAGTAGATCACGTAGCCGAAGATGCCCAGCAGCACCACGACTACCGAGACCCCGATCTTGATCTCCTTGCCCAGGTTGGGGCGTTCCTTCGCAGCGCGGGATTCGTTCATGGCGGGCTGCCTTTCTGCATCCGTGCGGCTGTTGGTCGGGCTCGTACGCCCGCGTTGGGCGGAGCTGTCTGCTTCGGACGTATTCGCATCGAACGATCGTTGTGGTTTCATCGTGTTAACGTCTGCGCGCCGCACGCAGTTTTGCGCTGCGCGAGCGGGGGTTGCGACGAATTTCCTCTTCCGTGGCCTGCGCCGCCCGGCGCGAATCGATCTCCAGCCGCGGGTCGTTGCGGAAGGCCTCTTTCACGCGCCGATCCTCCAGCGAGTGAAAGCTGACGACCACGAACTTGCCTCCCGCGCGCAGGCGATCGGGAATTCTGCGCAGGGCGATCTCGAGTGATTTCAGTTCTTCGTTGACGGCGATCCGCAACGCTTGAAACGTGCGCGTGGCCGGATCGATTCGTTCGCTGTCGCGCGTGCGTGGCACCGCGCGACGCACGATGCTGGCCAGATCCTGCGCCGTTTCGATGGGCCGCTCCTCGCGACGCGCCACGATGGCCCGGGCGATGCGGCGGCTGTAGCGCTCTTCGCCATAGGCAAAGATCAGATCGGCCAGGTGCTCCGCCTTCAGGCGATTCACCAGTCGGGAGGCGGGTTCCCCCTCCATGGGGTCGAAGCGCAGGTCGAGCGGACCGGTGGCATCGAAGCTGAAGCCCCGTTCGACGTCGGCCAGTTGGTCGCTCGAAAGTCCCAAGTCCAACACCACTCCATCGACCGTCGCGATCTCGAGTTGATCGAGTACCTCGGGCAGATCGCAAAAGTTGCTTTGTACGAGCTTGACGGGCAGCCCCTTCAGGTTGATTTCGGCCGCGGCGATCGCCGCGGGATCTCGATCCAGCGCGATCACGTCTCCCCTGTTGCCGACGCGCTCGGCGATGGCGCGCGTGTAGCCGCCCCCCCCCAGGGTGCCATCGACAAACACGCCCCCGGGCTGCGGATCGAGCGCCGCGAGGATCTCGTCGAGCAGGACCGGCACATGGCGGGGCGCATTCACGAGCACTGGTCCGACTACCGGGTGATGGGACGCAGGTGAACGAGCGCCGGACCCCGCACGAACAAACAAGGGTGGCGGATTGTGCCGAACATGGCCCAGCGTGGCAATACGATTGCGAAGGGGCAAATCGCTCGCAAGTGTGAAACTGGGACGACCACGGCGGACAAGTAGTCTGCCGAACGCCCGCCGGTCAATATTTTTGACCGAAAAAGCGTGCAATTCGCTAGTCGGATCGCTAGCATCACCGGTGGAACAGGTCGAAGGGGCACCGCGGCGCGTCATCCACTCAGGGTTCGTTCGATCCCTTGCGCCGTTGGCTTCGCCCCGCGATCGCTCGATTTGCGAAGGAGATCTTGCTATGGCTACGCCACGCGTTTGCGCTGCGCTCGTTCTGGCCACCCTCTCGAGTCTTTGCTGGTGGGTGCCTTGCGCACCTGCGGCGGAACCTACGCCGCGATCTATCTCGATTTACCTCGATTCGCCCGATCGACGGCACGAGGACGAAATCCGCCAATTGCTCACGGCGCCGACCATGATCGACATGGTCGAAGTGCCGTTGGCTGACGTGATCGCCTACCTGTCGGACTATCACCATCTTCAGATCCTGCTCGATCGGCGAGGAATCGAAGAGGCCGGCTGCGACGGGGGCGTCCCCATTACCTTGAAAGTCAAGAACATCTCGCTCGAATCGGCGCTGAATCTGATGTTGGACGATCTCGACCTCACCTGGATTATCGAGAACGGAGTGTTGCGGATTACCAGCCACGATCGAGCCGAGCAACACCTGACCGCACGACTCTATCCGGTGAGCGACCTCGTCGCGAAACAACCAGACGGGACGGTCGCTTACGAGCCGCTCGTGAGGGTGCTGACGAAGACCATCGCACCGAGCACCTGGGACGAAGTTGGTGGCCCGAGTTCGATCGTGCCGTACGCCGGCCTGCTAGTCGTCTCGACCACGGATCAGATCCATCGCCAGTGCGTAAGCCTGCTGCAAGCGATGCGCTCCGATGCCGCGCGGGCAAACGCGCCGCCGGCTGCCGAAGCCGACGCCCGGCACGAACCGAACGACGAGCGATCGCCTGCACGTCTCGTCCGCTGGTCGAAGGACGAACTGCGATCGGAAGAAGAGAATGATCCCTTCGGTGCCGAACCAGAAGCGGCTACGTCGGCCGCTTCCACGCCGGT
It encodes:
- the rsmH gene encoding 16S rRNA (cytosine(1402)-N(4))-methyltransferase RsmH codes for the protein MTRRGAPSTCSTGDASDPTSELHAFSVKNIDRRAFGRLLVRRGRPSFTLASDLPLRNRIATLGHVRHNPPPLFVRAGSGARSPASHHPVVGPVLVNAPRHVPVLLDEILAALDPQPGGVFVDGTLGGGGYTRAIAERVGNRGDVIALDRDPAAIAAAEINLKGLPVKLVQSNFCDLPEVLDQLEIATVDGVVLDLGLSSDQLADVERGFSFDATGPLDLRFDPMEGEPASRLVNRLKAEHLADLIFAYGEERYSRRIARAIVARREERPIETAQDLASIVRRAVPRTRDSERIDPATRTFQALRIAVNEELKSLEIALRRIPDRLRAGGKFVVVSFHSLEDRRVKEAFRNDPRLEIDSRRAAQATEEEIRRNPRSRSAKLRAARRR